The DNA segment TCATCGAATCTTCTCTGCCATAAACTGAAAGTGCTTTTCCTCATGGAGCAATCAGTCTTAGCGAGAATATTCTTGACCGCCATCGCACTATTAGCCTTAAATCTTTGCATAAAGAATGATAGATGCTCAATTTGTGGAAACCCAATCAGACCATGAAAGTGAGAGGGCATAAGAACGTACCCCATAATTGAAGCATGGAAATAGTCTGAAGCTTCCTTCAACTGACTGATGCAAGCATCGGCCAATTTAAAGTCGTTGAATATTGGTCTCCTATCGACTACAGAGGTAGTTACAAAAACCAGCGCTTTACCAGACAATTGCAGACGTCTGCGTAATACCACTACCATTTACCACCGTGAGATTCCTGCTCTTTGCCTGGAATTTACACGTTGGAGCTGACAGATAACGTCAGTAAATATCCTATTTGTGTGAATAAAGATCGGGCAGACGAAGCGTCTGCCGCGCACGGAAATCCGAAAAAGTTCTCTCGTGCTTTATAAAACGGCGGCAGGGCAAACATTCCTGTTAGATCCGCGGGTTAGTGATCTTCCCGGATTTTAATAATTATCTATCTGGTAATTGGCGGGCGACCGCAAGGATCGCCTCTTTGGAAAATATGAACTTGCCGGCAACTATAAATAAGGCCGCGTGCGGTTCTACCGTCCAGCCAATGGAATTTACGGCTTCTGCACCCTGAAATTGAGAGTGCCGCTATAATTATTCAATTGGACGACTATTCGCCAGATACCGGCGGCTCCGATAGATGTCGTGAACGTGCCGTTGTCGTTCAAATTGTGCGTAAATACCTGGTTATTTTGCGAGTCGAAAATGGTCAGAGTTGCCGTGCCGGCCGTGAAAGTGGTCGCCTGATTGACATTTGCCGTGGTTCCGCTGTTGCTCCAATTGTAATTCAAAGTAGTGCTGGTATTTTTCACGGCTGTAGCCTGCATTTGAAAATTGTCGGCGACATTATTTACTTCGGGCTGAAAGGGGGCGAGACTATTGCCGGAACTGCATCCACCCGCGATTAAAAAAAGAACCAGCAACCCCAAAGCCATTTCACCTGTAATTTTCTTCATGGCATCTTCCCCTATTTTGCAAAACATTCAAATAGATTTGCCCGTTCAAAACTTCAATTACCTTATAAAGGGTAACAGCCAAATTGGGAAATGGTTTCACGGTTTTTTGAAGAACGGCGCAAAATAATAGCCGACCTTTGAAGTCGACTATCGCAATCTAAAACAGATATTACACCGAACAATGGACGGAGGCTATTTGTACTTTATAAAGGTAGCCTTGATCTGCTTTTTCTCTTCGGTGCTGCTGGACTGGGTGCCGGTCGTGACAGTTTTGTCCTTGCCTTTTTTATCTTTCTCATGTTTGGTCGTTTCGGTGTAGGATGAAGTCGTGCCGGATTGATAGCGGTCGAGGTCTTCGAAAATGACGGCATCGGCGCCCTTCTCCTTGGCCTTCTTGATAATATCTTTCTGCATCTTTTCGGAACTGACGATATCGGCGGCCGTGGCCACCAGCGTTCCCATAACAGTGTAATCCTGTTCGACATCGGACGGAGCGAAAAACATATCGACCTGAGTGGTCGGGGGGTACTCCTGGCCGATATAATCAATTTTAGTACAGGAGATAACAAGAAGGAGAAGCGGTAACAAATATAGCTTTTTGCTCATTGCAGATATCCTCGATTTATTCATGTTGCTTATCCGGGTTATCGACAAAATAGAAATTTCTCATAAAATTTGGCAAATTAAAATTGAGCGACGTCTCCGCAGAGTTATTATAGGTTGTGGAAAAGTTCAATTTTTAACGGGCTGCTATTATCTCGCACAAATTATTATGTTGTAATACAATAAGATACGTCAATTTACGGAAATGTTTGTATTTTTGGAACACCGGTTCCGAAATTCTGTTAAAGAAAGAAGAAAAATACTTTACTTAATTGTAATGATTTCGTATATTGGGAAATGAAAGGCCGTTAAAGGAAAGAAAATGAAAGTTACAGCGCTTGAAGAATATGGATTGCGGTGCATGATTCTCCTGGCCCGGAGCGGCACCGGCGAATCCCTGACTTTGCCGGAAATCAGCGCCAAAGAAGGATTGTCACTCCCCTATGCGGGAAAACTGCTGATGATTTTGAAGCAATCCGGTCTGGTTAAGGCGGTGCGGGGCCGC comes from the Candidatus Zixiibacteriota bacterium genome and includes:
- a CDS encoding conserved hypothetical protein (Evidence 4 : Unknown function but conserved in other organisms) codes for the protein MVVVLRRRLQLSGKALVFVTTSVVDRRPIFNDFKLADACISQLKEASDYFHASIMGYVLMPSHFHGLIGFPQIEHLSFFMQRFKANSAMAVKNILAKTDCSMRKSTFSLWQRRFDDLIIISNEQFRIKLEYIHNNPVKAGLISKPTHWKYSSANDWLNDSSESLKIDPDFWWNE
- a CDS encoding conserved hypothetical protein (Evidence 4 : Unknown function but conserved in other organisms); this translates as MFCKIGEDAMKKITGEMALGLLVLFLIAGGCSSGNSLAPFQPEVNNVADNFQMQATAVKNTSTTLNYNWSNSGTTANVNQATTFTAGTATLTIFDSQNNQVFTHNLNDNGTFTTSIGAAGIWRIVVQLNNYSGTLNFRVQKP
- a CDS encoding conserved hypothetical protein (Evidence 4 : Unknown function but conserved in other organisms) — its product is MSKKLYLLPLLLLVISCTKIDYIGQEYPPTTQVDMFFAPSDVEQDYTVMGTLVATAADIVSSEKMQKDIIKKAKEKGADAVIFEDLDRYQSGTTSSYTETTKHEKDKKGKDKTVTTGTQSSSTEEKKQIKATFIKYK